GCTCTAGAATTTATTGGGAAATAGATGATATTGATGAAAATGTTATGTTTATGGTAGCTAAAATTAACGAACAGAATTTATCTGCAGATTTAGAGAAGATGGCACGAGACCTTTTGGCTGATTTCATTGGAGCCACTACAATTCTTAGAAGTGCTGCTATAGAGCTGGGTGAAAAGTTCGCTTGGTTTATGTTTGACCCTGGAGTAGAAAGAATAAAATTGCCAGAACTAGACACTGGAGATATTGCTCAGCTAATAAGCGATTTACTAAATGAGCAAGCAGTTAAATTTAATGACTTTATTAAGGTTCTTGAGAAAAAAAGAAAAAACAAGGAAATTGATAGTGGCATGATTGTCTTATTCTGTGAATCAGGTGGAAACATCATGAGAGATAAAGGAGAGGTCATTAACTCCTTAAGATTTTTAGCTAATAATTATAATAAATACCAATATGAAATTAACTCAAAAAATACAACAAGCAATTAATCTAGCTAGTCGCCTGCATTTAGGCCAAGTTAGAAAGGGCGATTCAGGTTTGCCTTATATCAGCCACCCTTTTTCGGTAGCCTGGATATTAAGTAATTATACTGAAGATGAGGATGTGATTATCGGTGGACTGCTTCACGACGTTTTAGAGGACGTCAAAGGTTATTACTATGATGATCTGGTTAGGGATTTCGGCGAAAGAGTGGCTCAGATAGTTAAGGGTGTAAGCGAGGATAAAGATCCTAATATTGAAAGTGATGAAAGGGCTACTTGGGAAGAACGAAAGTCAAAGTACTTGGCCGGCTTAGAGCACGATAGCGATGAAGCTCTAATGGTTTGCGCGGCTGATAAAATTCACAATCTTCAGTCCATGATAGACGCTTATCAAGAGAAAGGC
This window of the Candidatus Parcubacteria bacterium genome carries:
- a CDS encoding hypothetical protein (Derived by automated computational analysis using gene prediction method: GeneMarkS-2+.) yields the protein MIKLNSIEEMMQEHCSRIYWEIDDIDENVMFMVAKINEQNLSADLEKMARDLLADFIGATTILRSAAIELGEKFAWFMFDPGVERIKLPELDTGDIAQLISDLLNEQAVKFNDFIKVLEKKRKNKEIDSGMIVLFCESGGNIMRDKGEVINSLRFLANNYNKYQYEINSKNTTSN
- a CDS encoding HD domain-containing protein (Derived by automated computational analysis using gene prediction method: Protein Homology.) yields the protein MKLTQKIQQAINLASRLHLGQVRKGDSGLPYISHPFSVAWILSNYTEDEDVIIGGLLHDVLEDVKGYYYDDLVRDFGERVAQIVKGVSEDKDPNIESDERATWEERKSKYLAGLEHDSDEALMVCAADKIHNLQSMIDAYQEKGEELWANFNSPKEKKLWLYYEILKFMKGKLNNPIVDELEEVYGRAEKILL